The Nitrospirota bacterium DNA window TATGCCCTGGCCTCCAAGGCCCTCCGTATCGGCTCCGCGGAGCAGGGGGTGCTTGTCATAGCGGCCGCCTTCGGCAACGTGACCTACCTGGGCCTTCCGGTGCTGAGCGCGCTCTTCGGGCGGGCCGGCGTAAAGTACGTCCTGTTTTTCGACCTGCTTGCAACCACGCCGGTCCTCTGGCTGGTGGGTGCTCCCCTGGCCGCCCGGTACGGCTCGGGAGGGAAATTCGGTCCGACTGCATCCTTGAAGACCATCCTGTCCCTGCCTCCCATCTGGGGGATAGCCGCCGGGCTGGCTCTGAACGCCAGCGGGGTCATCCTGCCCGCCTTCATCCAGAAGGCACTGGAGATGCTGGGCGGCCTGGTGGCGCCTCTCATGGTATTTTCCATCGGGCTGGCCCTTACGATTCCCCCCGTGCGCCATTCCTGTGCGGTGGTCCCGGCCCTCGTCATGAAGCTCGCCATGGTGCCCTTCATCGCCTTTACCTCCGCGCATCTCCTGGGGCTCCGGGGGGAGCCTCTTGCGGCGTGCGTTCTGGAAGGCGCCATGCCCACCATGGTCCTCTCCCTCCTCATCGCGGCCCGCTTCCGGCTTGATGTTTCCCTGGCGGCCTTCATCGTCGTGGTGAGCACGGCCCTGGCTTTCTTTACCCTTCCCCTGGCCGCGGCGGTCGCCGGAAGCCCCTGAGCGCCCGGAAATTGACAGAACACGGGGATTCTGTTAAGTATTAAGTGATACTGCCTTCATTTCTCATGTTGCCATGAACGATTTTCAGAGACAAAGCGGATGGGGAAGACTCTTCCGCCGGGAAGCGATATGGAGACGAAGACCGGAGAACTGACGACTCAAAGCGGCGTGCGCATCGAGGTGGATGCCGGAAGGACGGACGGAGGGGTATCCCTCACGCTGAGCAGCAGGAACGCCGAAGGCTGCATCCTTCACTGGGGGATAAGCCGGGGGTCCCGGACGTCCTGGGAGCTTCCTCCCCGGGAGGCCTGGCCCCCGGGCACCGAGGGAGCCAAGGGTGCGCTCAGCACCGCTTTCGGGGACGGCTCCATCACGATACGGTTTGCCGATGCGCTGGGCGCCCGCTTTCTGGCTTTCGTCCTTTATTTTCCCGCTAAGGACCGCTGGGACAACAACAACGGGCGGAACTACCTCGTGAAACTCCCTCAGGAGGAAGGCCCGCCCCTTGAGCAGGAGCTTGACGCTTGGGTGAAGGACGAGAAAAAGGTCCAGGAGCGGATATTCGAGGTCGACGAGGCCCGGCTGGCCGCGGTCCTCACCAGGACGGACGGCCGCTACAGGCTCAGGCTTCTTACGGACCTTCCGGGAGGCCTTCTCCTTCACTGGGGCGTGGCCCGGGAGGCCCGGCACGAATGGCGGCTTCCTCCGGAGTCGATGCGCCCCGAGGGGACAACCGTCTTCGACGAGAAGGCGGCCCGGACGCCCTTTCAATACAAGGACCGCCTCAACCGCCTGATGCTCGAGCTCCCCGCGGCGAGCCCGCCCCGGGGGGTATCCTTTGTCCTCATGGACGACGCCGGCAGGTGGCTCAAGCACAAGGGAAAGGATTTCTACATACCCATTGAGAGCCCGTACGGGGAGGAGATTGCGCTTCCTCCCCGGCTTCAGGGCGTGGCCGAAGAGATTGTCGAGGCGGAGATGGGGAAGCACTCCTGGACCCTCATGCACCGGTTCAACCTCTGCCACGACCTGATGGACGAGGTCCGGGGCGACGTGCACGGGGTGGCCCTCCTTTTCGTATGGCTCAGGTACTCCGTTCTCCGGCAGCTTGACTGGCAGCGCAATTACAACACCAAGCCCCGGGAGCTGAGCTATGCCCAGGACCGCCTGACCCGGCGGCTGGCCCAGGCATATGCCTCGCACGCCGAGGCGCGCGAGCTTCTGCGGATGATGATGGCCTCGGTGGGCAAGGGGGGCGAGGGCCAGAGGATACGGGACGAGATCCTCAACATCATGCACAAGCACCACATCAAGGAGGTGGCGGGCCATTTCCTCGAGGAGTGGCACCAGAAGCTCCATAACAATACCACCCCGGACGACGTAGTCATCTGCGAGGCGTATCTCGGGTTTCTCGAGAGCGACGGGAACCTCGATGTTTTCAACAAGACCCTGGAGCAGGGAGGCGTCACCAGGGAGCGGCTCAAAAGCTTCGAACGGCCCATCCTGAGCGACCCGAATTTCTTTGCCGGCAAGAAAGAAGGCCTCATCCAGGACTTTCGGAATTTCCTGAGAACCCTGCGGTCGGTCCATTCCGGGACCGACCTGGAGAGCGCCTTCGATGGAGCGCGTTATCTCCTGGGCGGCGAGGGCCAGGCACTCCTGTCCTCCGTGCTCTGGACGCGGGGCGAAACCACGCCCGAGCTTGCCTCAAAGGTCACCGAGGCCCGCCGCATGATGAAGGGTGTGCTGGAGGCGGAGACCGACCCGGCCCGGCTGCGCGATGCCCTGTATCTTGACCTCTCCCTGGAGAACTTCCTCCGTATGGTCGTGGAGAGGGACACGGGGAAGGCAAGGGACCTGGGGCGAATGGTCCGGTATGCTGGGGACGTCCTCCGGAACCTGGGCTTCCGGGACGAGGACCCCGAGCTTCACTCCTGCCTTCGCATGTGGGAAAAGCTGACCGGGCGTGACTTCGACCTCGATACCTCTCTCAAGGGCAAGGCCGTGGTGGAGCGCCTTGAGCGCTTCCTCGGGGATTTCATCGACGAGTATTACGGGCTTCTTCAGCCGAAGGCGGAGTTTCTGGGCAGGGAGTTCCGCGCCGACCGGTGGACGGTGAGCCTTTTTACGGAAGAGGTGGTAAGGGGGAGGCTGTTGTTTGTCCTCTCCCTGCTCCTTCATCAACTGGGACGGTGGTTCCGGGAGAAGGCCGAGCTGGGGAACTGGCAGATCATAAGCAGGGGCAGGGGGACGGCCACCGGAGAGCTGAGGGTGGTGGACGCCCTCCGCTCCGTGCAGGGACGGGCCTTCGAGCGCCCCGCCATTATCGTGGCCCGAAAGGTAGCCGGAGACGAGGAACCTCCCGAGGGGGTGAGGGCCGTCATCTCTCCCGATACGACGGACGTCGTCTCCCATGTTGCCGTGAGGGCCCGGAACGCAAGGCTCCTGTTTGCCACCTGCTTCGACCCGGCGTGCCTGGATACCCTGCGCGGGTACGAGGGCAAGGTCATGACCCTGAGGGTGACCCCGGCGGGCGATGTGGCTTTCGAAGAAGCTCCGGAGAGGGCGGAGGCTCCCGCCGAGGCCGCCGAGGCCCCCCGGGCGCGGCTCAGGCGGCCCGCCTTCAGTGCTTACGCCCTCACCTCCGACCGGTTCAGCGACGACGTCGTGGGAGGGAAGGCCATGAACCTTCTCCGCCTCCGGGGAAAACTGCCCGATTGGCTCCATCTGCCCGAGACGGTGGCCGTTCCCTTTGCCGTACATGAGGAGGTCCTCAAGGAGGAGGCAAACGGGGACGTGGCCCGGCGCTTCGAGGAGCTGAAGGCGGGCCTTGAGGAGAGCCCCGGAGAGACCCTGAAGAACATGCGCGACATCCTGCTTGGGCTGCGGGCGCCGGAGGCCCTGGTCTCTTCCCTTAGGGAGGCCATGGGACGGGCGGGCATGGAGTGGCCGGAGGACTGGGAGCGGACCTGGACGTGCATCAAGCGGGTGTGGGCCTCCAAGTGGAACGACAGGGCGTACTGGAGCAGGAAGGCCTGGGGCATACCCCACGAGGACCTGGTCATGTCCGTTCTTATCCAGAAGGTGGTGGACGCCCGGTACG harbors:
- a CDS encoding AEC family transporter, with the protein product MQETLLSFGLIILAGVAFKALKPGGLDADTLRNAINGAVLNLFLPALCISGISLAEIHRETFLIPATAWITTLLALAVSAGVYALASKALRIGSAEQGVLVIAAAFGNVTYLGLPVLSALFGRAGVKYVLFFDLLATTPVLWLVGAPLAARYGSGGKFGPTASLKTILSLPPIWGIAAGLALNASGVILPAFIQKALEMLGGLVAPLMVFSIGLALTIPPVRHSCAVVPALVMKLAMVPFIAFTSAHLLGLRGEPLAACVLEGAMPTMVLSLLIAARFRLDVSLAAFIVVVSTALAFFTLPLAAAVAGSP
- a CDS encoding PEP/pyruvate-binding domain-containing protein — encoded protein: METKTGELTTQSGVRIEVDAGRTDGGVSLTLSSRNAEGCILHWGISRGSRTSWELPPREAWPPGTEGAKGALSTAFGDGSITIRFADALGARFLAFVLYFPAKDRWDNNNGRNYLVKLPQEEGPPLEQELDAWVKDEKKVQERIFEVDEARLAAVLTRTDGRYRLRLLTDLPGGLLLHWGVAREARHEWRLPPESMRPEGTTVFDEKAARTPFQYKDRLNRLMLELPAASPPRGVSFVLMDDAGRWLKHKGKDFYIPIESPYGEEIALPPRLQGVAEEIVEAEMGKHSWTLMHRFNLCHDLMDEVRGDVHGVALLFVWLRYSVLRQLDWQRNYNTKPRELSYAQDRLTRRLAQAYASHAEARELLRMMMASVGKGGEGQRIRDEILNIMHKHHIKEVAGHFLEEWHQKLHNNTTPDDVVICEAYLGFLESDGNLDVFNKTLEQGGVTRERLKSFERPILSDPNFFAGKKEGLIQDFRNFLRTLRSVHSGTDLESAFDGARYLLGGEGQALLSSVLWTRGETTPELASKVTEARRMMKGVLEAETDPARLRDALYLDLSLENFLRMVVERDTGKARDLGRMVRYAGDVLRNLGFRDEDPELHSCLRMWEKLTGRDFDLDTSLKGKAVVERLERFLGDFIDEYYGLLQPKAEFLGREFRADRWTVSLFTEEVVRGRLLFVLSLLLHQLGRWFREKAELGNWQIISRGRGTATGELRVVDALRSVQGRAFERPAIIVARKVAGDEEPPEGVRAVISPDTTDVVSHVAVRARNARLLFATCFDPACLDTLRGYEGKVMTLRVTPAGDVAFEEAPERAEAPAEAAEAPRARLRRPAFSAYALTSDRFSDDVVGGKAMNLLRLRGKLPDWLHLPETVAVPFAVHEEVLKEEANGDVARRFEELKAGLEESPGETLKNMRDILLGLRAPEALVSSLREAMGRAGMEWPEDWERTWTCIKRVWASKWNDRAYWSRKAWGIPHEDLVMSVLIQKVVDARYAFVIHTVNPLAEGTAELYAEVIPGLGETLVGNYPGRALSFTCEKDGEKPVVLAYPSKSRALYGGGLIFRSDSNGEDLMGYAGAGIYESVMLPEPHPVVLDYTEERLLWDEAFRQELLGAIAKAGAHVEKALGGPQDIEGAYAEGRYVIVQSRPQVGVGGGS